A DNA window from Massilia putida contains the following coding sequences:
- a CDS encoding M15 family metallopeptidase, translating to MNTIASEDIAGHPEFRHLSTIAGIAVDLRYATPNNFIGRDLYSPYDCAWLHRDAACALERVVAWLKERRPGCTPLVLDALRPQRVQQQLWDALAGTDLQMYLANPQRGSIHSFGMALDITILDEQGRELDMGTGFDDMTALSHPALEDRFIASGALTPLQVANRRLLRDAMFQAGFVGINTEWWHFDCGDRNRVRETFRRVL from the coding sequence ATGAATACCATCGCCAGCGAAGACATCGCCGGCCACCCCGAGTTCCGCCACCTCTCCACGATCGCCGGCATCGCCGTCGACCTGCGCTACGCGACCCCCAACAATTTCATCGGCCGCGATCTGTATTCCCCCTACGACTGTGCCTGGCTGCACCGCGACGCGGCTTGCGCGCTGGAGCGGGTCGTCGCGTGGTTGAAGGAACGGCGTCCCGGCTGCACGCCGCTCGTGCTGGACGCGTTGCGCCCGCAGCGCGTGCAGCAGCAGCTGTGGGACGCGCTGGCCGGCACCGATCTGCAGATGTACCTCGCGAATCCGCAGCGCGGCTCGATCCACTCGTTCGGCATGGCGCTGGACATCACGATCCTCGACGAACAGGGCCGCGAACTCGACATGGGGACGGGCTTCGACGACATGACGGCGCTGTCGCATCCGGCGCTGGAAGACCGTTTCATCGCGAGCGGCGCACTCACGCCCTTGCAGGTCGCCAACCGCCGGCTGCTGCGCGACGCCATGTTCCAGGCCGGCTTCGTCGGCATCAACACGGAGTGGTGGCACTTCGATTGCGGCGACCGCAACCGCGTGCGCGAGACTTTCCGCCGCGTGCTCTGA
- a CDS encoding LysR family transcriptional regulator: MRLRHIEVFHAIMQVGTISGAAQVLHISQPAVTKVLQHAELQLGMPLFERVRGKLYPKPEAHRLFAETEKLNRDLQGIRRLAASLKNRAEETVRLISTPTIAVSVLPAALTVWRRDFAQTRCELATFHTSEIVNALRLGEADLALSLQDPRHPGIEAEPIAQGALTVMAPAGTWTAQECGQPITPAGLSGELIGLADRDPLGEMVVAACEAQDVHPVFRTVVQTYQIARSLVEAGAGTAVLDPFTAASAAPGKVQCRPWAPTIPVQLYLLTASHAPLSHGARELANCIGATARQLLEKGCT; encoded by the coding sequence ATGCGTCTGCGCCATATCGAAGTATTCCACGCCATCATGCAGGTCGGCACCATCAGCGGCGCCGCCCAGGTGCTGCACATCTCGCAGCCCGCCGTGACGAAAGTGCTGCAGCACGCCGAACTGCAGCTGGGGATGCCGCTGTTCGAGCGCGTGCGCGGCAAGCTGTATCCGAAGCCGGAAGCGCACCGCCTGTTCGCGGAAACGGAAAAGCTGAACCGCGACCTGCAAGGCATCCGCCGCCTGGCCGCGAGCCTGAAAAACCGCGCCGAAGAAACCGTGCGGCTGATTTCCACGCCGACCATCGCCGTCTCCGTCCTGCCCGCCGCATTGACCGTGTGGCGGCGCGATTTCGCACAGACCCGCTGCGAGCTCGCCACGTTCCACACGAGCGAGATCGTGAACGCGCTGCGCCTCGGCGAGGCCGATCTCGCCTTATCTCTGCAGGACCCGCGCCATCCCGGCATCGAAGCGGAACCGATCGCGCAAGGCGCGCTGACCGTGATGGCGCCGGCCGGCACGTGGACCGCACAGGAGTGCGGCCAACCGATCACGCCGGCCGGCCTCAGCGGCGAGTTGATCGGCCTGGCCGACCGCGATCCGCTCGGTGAAATGGTCGTGGCCGCGTGCGAAGCGCAGGACGTGCACCCGGTCTTCCGCACCGTCGTGCAGACGTACCAGATTGCCCGCTCGCTCGTCGAAGCGGGCGCGGGCACGGCCGTGCTCGACCCGTTCACGGCCGCGTCCGCCGCGCCGGGCAAGGTGCAGTGCCGTCCGTGGGCGCCGACGATCCCCGTCCAGCTGTACCTGCTGACGGCCAGCCACGCGCCGCTGTCGCATGGCGCGCGCGAACTGGCCAATTGCATCGGCGCCACCGCGCGCCAGCTCTTGGAAAAAGGATGCACATGA